A section of the Subtercola frigoramans genome encodes:
- a CDS encoding DUF3566 domain-containing protein, with protein sequence MSNVAEKLAKKSSRPAQTKQVRLRLVYVDFWSILKLSFLWSIILGIVTVVATFLIWSLLNQTGVFNSINSVLTEIAGSGNFNLNDFASLGQVMGFAIIVAILDVIVITALGAIAAVLYNLTVKITGGVMLGFTNK encoded by the coding sequence ATGAGTAACGTAGCCGAGAAGCTCGCCAAGAAGTCATCACGGCCCGCACAGACGAAGCAGGTGCGGCTTCGGCTGGTCTACGTCGACTTCTGGTCGATCCTGAAGCTCTCCTTTCTGTGGTCGATCATTCTGGGTATCGTCACCGTCGTGGCGACGTTCCTCATCTGGTCGCTCCTCAACCAGACGGGGGTGTTCAACTCGATCAACAGTGTGCTGACCGAGATCGCTGGCAGTGGCAACTTCAACCTGAACGACTTCGCCTCCCTGGGGCAGGTCATGGGCTTCGCAATCATCGTCGCCATTCTCGACGTGATTGTCATCACCGCCCTGGGCGCAATTGCTGCTGTTCTCTACAACCTGACAGTGAAGATCACTGGCGGAGTGATGCTCGGTTTCACGAACAAGTAG